In the genome of Tripterygium wilfordii isolate XIE 37 chromosome 19, ASM1340144v1, whole genome shotgun sequence, one region contains:
- the LOC119985279 gene encoding manganese-dependent ADP-ribose/CDP-alcohol diphosphatase: protein MGSTNGLAIGGGKKPLFSFGVISDVQYADIPDGYSFIGVPRFYRHSLLVLQRAVQNWNAHQKLKFVLNYGDIVDLHCPQDQSLDAVKKVVDEFGKFNGPVYHMIGNHCLYNLPRDKLLPLLKIPGEDGRAYYDFSPSPDYRFVVLDGYDVSAIGWPQDHPNRLNALQFLSEKNPNSEKNSPEGLVGLERRFLMFNGAIGKEQLEWLEGVLQDATRLKQKVVVCCHVPLDPGASSSEALLWNYDEVMDVIHRYNCVKVCLAGHEHSGGHSIDAYGVHHRVLEAALECPPGKDAYGYIDVYDDRLSLVGTNCMESTEMCFSH, encoded by the coding sequence ATGGGCTCCACAAATGGACTAGCAATTGGAGGAGGGAAGAAACCTCTATTTTCCTTCGGGGTTATATCTGATGTTCAGTATGCTGATATTCCTGATGGTTACTCTTTCATTGGCGTTCCCCGGTTTTATCGACACAGCCTTCTTGTTTTGCAAAGGGCAGTCCAAAATTGGAATGCCCATCAGAAACTTAAATTTGTGCTCAATTATGGGGATATAGTTGATTTACATTGCCCTCAGGACCAATCTCTAGATGCCGTGAAGAAAGTAGTTGATGAATTTGGCAAATTCAATGGTCCCGTGTATCACATGATTGGTAATCACTGTTTGTACAATCTTCCTCGTGACAAGCTACTTCCACTATTGAAGATTCCAGGTGAAGATGGGCGTGCCTATTATGATTTTTCACCTTCTCCAGATTACAGATTTGTTGTACTGGACGGCTATGATGTCAGTGCCATTGGTTGGCCGCAAGACCATCCCAATAGATTGAATGCCTTACAATTTCTAAGTGAGAAGAACCCTAATTCCGAGAAGAATAGTCCCGAGGGACTAGTGGGACTTGAGAGAAGGTTCCTTATGTTCAATGGTGCAATTGGTAAAGAACAGTTGGAATGGTTGGAGGGAGTGCTTCAGGATGCAACAAGGTTAAAACAGAAAGTGGTGGTCTGTTGCCATGTGCCATTGGATCCTGGTGCATCATCTAGTGAAGCGCTTCTCTGGAATTATGATGAGGTGATGGATGTTATACACAGGTACAATTGCGTGAAGGTTTGCTTAGCAGGTCATGAACACAGCGGGGGGCACTCGATTGATGCATACGGAGTACATCATAGAGTCCTTGAAGCAGCCTTGGAGTGTCCCCCTGGCAAAGATGCATATGgatatatagatgtatatgaTGACAGGCTATCGCTTGTTGGTACAAATTGTATGGAGAGTACAGAAATGTGTTTCAGTCATTGA
- the LOC119985371 gene encoding protein DETOXIFICATION 16-like produces the protein MDHQQDSKSKLESPLIATSESGVEHGGKSLRKAEILTELKQQTQLAAPLVIVNFVQYSLQMMSIMFVGRLGELSLSSASMATSFAGVTGFSFMLGMVGGLETLCGQAYGAKQYHMLGVHLQRATLVLALASIPIALTWSCTEQIFIFFKQDPQISRQAGVFAWWLIPSILPYGLLQCQFRFLQSQKMTGPLMISTGISSLLHALTCWTLIFGFGLGSRSAALSIAISYWINVIMLSIYIKFSPKCYKTWTGFSRDGMKNLSSFLRLGIPSALMVCLEFSAYELLVLMSGRLPNPKLETSMMSISLSTSVLAFRIPYGFGSAVSTRVSNELGAGKPKAARLAVQVVLFLALAQGLLLSLIAVAVRDIWGYLYTNNEELVRYLASVMPVLALSNFMDGIQGVLSGTARGCGWQKIGAAVNLGAYYLVGLPCAITLTFVFHSGGKGLWMGIIFGSSLQAVVLLLLTMHTNWEQEAKKARERLNAACLLHDAAPEGV, from the exons ATGGACCACCAGCAGGACTCCAAAAGCAAACTGGAGTCCCCTCTAATTGCAACATCAGAGAGTGGTGTTGAACATGGTGGAAAGAGTCTGAGAAAAGCAGAGATATTGACAGAACTGAAGCAGCAAACCCAGTTGGCAGCACCACTAGTTATTGTTAATTTCGTGCAGTACAGTTTACAAATGATGTCCATCATGTTTGTTGGTCGTCTTGGAGAACTTTCTCTTTCAAGTGCTTCAATGGCTACTTCATTTGCTGGTGTCACTGGTTTCAGTTTCATG CTGGGAATGGTTGGTGGACTGGAGACATTGTGCGGACAAGCTTATGGAGCAAAGCAGTACCACATGCTTGGTGTGCATCTGCAGAGGGCTACTCTTGTTCTTGCACTTGCCAGCATTCCTATTGCACTTACTTGGTCATGTACAGAGCAGATCTTCATATTCTTCAAACAAGACCCACAAATTTCTAGACAAGCAGGTGTATTTGCTTGGTGGCTGATCCCTAGTATTCTTCCTTATGGTCTCCTTCAATGCCAATTTAGATTCCTACAAAGTCAAAAGATGACAGGTCCATTGATGATAAGTACTGGAATTTCTAGTTTGCTTCATGCCCTGACGTGTTGGACATTAATATTTGGATTTGGGTTGGGAAGTAGAAGTGCTGCATTGTCCATTGCAATCTCTTATTGGATCAATGTGATTATGTTGTCAATTTATATCAAGTTCTCCCCTAAATGCTACAAAACTTGGACCGGTTTCTCCCGAGATGGAATGAAAAACCTTTCTAGTTTTCTCAGGTTGGGTATCCCTTCAGCTCTTATGGTCTG CTTAGAGTTCTCAGCATATGAGttattggtcctaatgtcaggTCGTCTTCCCAATCCAAAGCTGGAAACATCCATGATGTCAATCAG TCTTTCCACGAGTGTACTTGCCTTCAGAATCCCATATGGCTTTGGTAGTGCTGTGAG CACGAGAGTTTCAAATGAACTGGGAGCTGGAAAACCAAAAGCTGCACGCCTCGCAGTTCAAGTTGTTCTGTTTCTAGCATTGGCACAAGGGTTGTTGTTGAGCCTAATTGCAGTTGCAGTAAGGGACATATGGGGTTACTTATACACAAATAATGAAGAGTTGGTGAGGTATTTGGCGTCGGTAATGCCAGTACTCGCTCTTTCCAACTTCATGGATGGAATCCAAGGCGTACTCTCAG GTACTGCTAGAGGGTGTGGTTGGCAGAAGATTGGTGCAGCAGTGAATTTAGGAGCTTATTACCTTGTGGGGCTTCCTTGTGCTATAACCTTGACTTTTGTCTTCCATTCTGGAGGGAAA GGACTTTGGATGGGAATTATATTTGGAAGTAGTCTGCAAGCAGTTGTTCTATTGCTGCTCACCATGCACACAAACTGGGAGCAGGAA GCAAAGAAGGCCAGAGAGAGACTGAATGCTGCGTGTCTCTTACACGATGCAGCGCCAGAAGGCGTTTAG
- the LOC119985108 gene encoding quinolinate synthase, chloroplastic-like encodes MRASATSSSSSYFFSVSQDPNSRSFKLVNYSLFHTRSRLSPFFKSLKCIQSPLPDPVHHPRSSNDYPFISSAVTLSPSETADSLPFRLQNLTLEFQSITEPVERVKRLLRYATLLPTLQESVRVDHNRVMGCTARVWLEAELDGEGRMRFAADSDSEITRGFCACLVMLLDGAAPEEVLSLRTEDLAALKVGLPGAERSRVNTWQNLLVSMQKRTKGLVAKRQGRPSFEPFPSLVISADGIKAQGSYAEAQARYLFPDESKVEELVKVLKEKKIGVVAHFYMDPEVQGVLTAAKKHWPHIHISDSLVMADRAVDMAKAGCQFVNVLGVDFMSENVRAILDQAGFGEVGVYRMSNERIGCTLADAAATTEYMNYLVEASGSSPSLHVIYINTALDTKAFAHEIVPTITCTSSNVVQTILQAFSQIPDLNVWYGPDSYMGANIANLFQQMAMMTDEEIAEIHPKHNRDSIRSLLHRLHYYQNGTCIVHHLFGHEVVKKIEDMYGDAYLTAHLEVPGEMFSLAMEAKKRGMGVVGSTSNILDFIKDRVKEALDRNVDDHLQFVLGTESGMVTSIVAAVRDMLGSARSSSRGANVNVEIVFPVSSDSITGTSTNSSPTLKSVTMGDLVLPVVPGVASGEGCSIHGGCASCPYMKMNSLSSLLKVCHRLPDKQNIISAYKAEKFKLQTPNGKSVAEVGCEPILHMRHFQSTKELPEQLVHQVLHLSKDVNSIS; translated from the exons ATGAGAGCTTCtgccacttcttcttcttcgtcgtatttcttctctgtttctcaAGACCCGAATTCCCGCTCTTTTAAACTTGTTAATTACTCTCTCTTTCACACCCGCTCACGTTTGTCTCCCTTTTTCAAGTCCCTCAAATGCATTCAATCCCCACTTCCCGACCCGGTTCACCATCCCCGGAGCTCCAATGATTATCCATTTATAAGCTCCGCCGTAACGCTGTCCCCTTCTGAAACCGCCGATTCTTTGCCATTTAGACTTCAAAATCTTACCTTGGAGTTCCAGTCCATTACGGAACCCGTTGAACGGGTTAAGCGGTTGCTCCGATACGCCACTCTCCTCCCGACGTTGCAGGAATCGGTCCGTGTCGACCACAACCGGGTTATGGGGTGCACGGCGCGGGTATGGCTTGAGGCCGAGTTGGACGGTGAAGGGAGGATGCGATTCGCTGCCGATAGTGATTCTGAGATCACGCGCGGGTTCTGCGCTTGCTTAGTGATGCTTCTCGATGGGGCGGCCCCTGAGGAGGTGTTGAGCTTGCGCACGGAGGACTTGGCTGCGCTCAAGGTGGGTCTTCCCGGAGCGGAGAGGTCGAGGGTTAACACGTGGCAGAATTTGTTGGTGAGTATGCAGAAGAGGACCAAGGGTTTGGTTGCGAAGCGACAAGGGAGGCCGTCCTTCGAACCATTTCCTTCGTTGGTGATCAGTGCAGATGGGATTAAGGCCCAGGGCAGCTACGCTGAGGCTCAG GCTAGATATCTGTTCCCTGATGAGTCTAAGGTTGAAGAACTTGTCAAAGTactgaaggagaagaaaattgGCGTTGTTGCACATTTCTACATGGACCCCGAAGTCCAAGGTGTCTTAACTGCTGCCAAAAAGCACTGGCCTCACATCCATATATCTGACTCATTAGTCATGGCAGATAGGGCTGTGGATATGGCAAAAGCAGGATGCCAATTCGTAAACGTACTGGGTGTTGATTTTATGTCAGAAAATGTGCGTGCCATCCTTGATCAGGCTGGCTTCGGAGAG GTTGGCGTGTACAGGATGTCGAATGAGCGCATCGGTTGTACCTTGGCTGATGCTGCGGCGACCACTGAATATATGAATTATCTTGTGGAAGCTTCTggttcttctccttctttgcaTGTTATCTACATAAATACTGCATTAGATACAAAAGCGTTTGCTCATGAGATTGTCCCTACAATCACATGTACTTCATCTAATGTGGTGCAAACTATTCTGCAG GCTTTTTCTCAAATTCCAGATTTAAACGTATGGTATGGACCTGATTCTTACATGGGTGCAAATATTGCAAACTTATTCCAACAGATGGCAATGATGACTGACGAAGAAATTGCCGAGATACATCCAAAACATAATAGGGACTCAATTAGGTCTTTGCTACATCGTCTGCACTATTATCag AATGGCACATGCATTGTCCATCATCTTTTTGGCCATGAAGTTGTGAAGAAGATTGAGGATATGTATGGTGATGCATATCTTACTGCTCATCTCGAGGTCCCAGGAGAAATGTTTTCTTTGGCGATGGAAGCAAAGAAAAGAGGAATGGGAGTAGTGGGTTCCACCTCAAACATATTGGATTTCATAAAAGATAGAGTTAAAGAAGCCTTAGATAGAAATGTGGATGACCACCTGCAATTTGTGTTGGGAACAGAATCAGGAATGGTGACTTCAATTGTCGCAGCAGTTCGTGACATGTTAGGTTCTGCCAGGTCCTCATCTCGGGGAGCAAACGTTAATGTCGAAATTGTTTTCCCAGTGTCATCAGACTCTATCACAGGAACCTCCACAAATTCATCCCCCACCCTGAAATCAGTTACAATGGGTGACCTTGTACTACCTGTTGTACCTGGAGTAGCCAGTGGAGAAGGATGCTCCATTCATGGTGGCTGTGCATCTTGTCCATACATGAAG ATGAACTCACTCAGTTCACTCCTTAAAGTCTGCCACCGCTTGCCCGACAAGCAAAATATCATTTCAGCATATAAAGCTGAGAAATTTAAACTACAAACCCCTAATGGGAAATCAGTTGCTGAAGTAGGGTGCGAGCCAATATTGCATATGAGACACTTTCAG TCTACAAAGGAACTGCCAGAGCAGCTTGTCCATCAGGTCCTCCATCTGTCAAAGGATGTGAATTCCATAAGTTAG
- the LOC119985372 gene encoding elongation factor Tu, chloroplastic: MAITASAYSKLVYPHAPPSPSPSSSSNNPYLFSANSLPSKLTPKPHLSSTFLSSFTITTTSSYAYRLSSRRTFTVRAARGKFERKKPHVNIGTIGHVDHGKTTLTAALTMALASLGGSAPKKYDEIDAAPEERARGITINTATVEYETENRHYAHVDCPGHADYVKNMITGAAQMDGAILVVSGADGPMPQTKEHILLAKQVGVPNMVVFLNKQDQVDDEELLQLVELEVRELLSSYEFPGDDVPIVSGSALLALEALMENPSIKRGDNQWVDKIYELMDSVDSYIPIPQRQTELPFLLAVEDVFSITGRGTVATGRVERGTVKVGETVDIVGLRETRNTTVTGVEMFQKILDEALAGDNVGLLLRGVQKVDIQRGMVLAKPGTITPHTKFLAIVYVLKKEEGGRHSPFFSGYRPQFYMRTTDVTGKVTSIMNDKDEESKMVMPGDRVKIVVELIMPVACEQGMRFAIREGGKTVGAGVIQSIIE; this comes from the coding sequence ATGGCCATTACAGCCTCTGCTTACTCTAAACTCGTATACCCACATGCCCCTCCTTCGCCTTCCCCCTCTTCCTCCTCCAACAATCCCTATCTCTTCTCTGCAAATTCTTTGCCTTCAAAATTGACACCCAAACCCCACCTCTCCTCCACCTTCTTGTCTTCATTTACAATCACTACCACGTCCTCCTACGCCTACCGCCTCTCCAGCCGTCGCACCTTCACTGTCCGCGCTGCTAGGGGCAAATTCGAGCGCAAGAAGCCCCATGTCAATATCGGCACAATCGGCCATGTCGACCACGGGAAGACTACCCTCACCGCCGCTCTTACCATGGCCCTCGCCTCCTTGGGCGGCAGTGCCCCCAAGAAATACGACGAAATTGATGCCGCCCCAGAGGAGCGGGCTCGTGGTATCACTATCAACACTGCCACCGTCGAGTATGAGACTGAGAATCGTCATTACGCGCACGTTGACTGCCCCGGACACGCTGATTATGTCAAGAACATGATTACCGGTGCTGCCCAGATGGACGGTGCTATCCTTGTCGTTTCCGGCGCCGACGGCCCTATGCCCCAGACTAAAGAACACATCTTGTTGGCCAAACAAGTGGGTGTTCCCAATATGGTGGTGTTCTTGAACAAACAAGATCAAGTGGATGATGAGGAGCTGTTGCAGCTCGTCGAGTTGGAGGTGCGTGAATTGCTTTCTTCTTATGAATTCCCTGGTGATGATGTGCCCATTGTTTCTGGGTCTGCTCTTTTGGCTTTAGAGGCATTAATGGAGAATCCTAGTATTAAGCGTGGAGATAATCAATGGGTTGATAAAATCTATGAACTTATGGATTCCGTGGATAGTTATATTCCAATTCCACAACGGCAGACTGAATTGCCGTTTTTGCTGGCAGTTGAAGATGTATTTTCAATTACTGGTCGTGGTACTGTTGCCACAGGTAGGGTTGAGCGTGGTACCGTTAAGGTTGGAGAGACAGTGGATATTGTAGGTCTGAGAGAGACTAGAAATACTACTGTGACTGGTGTAGAAATGTTTCAGAAAATCCTTGATGAGGCTCTGGCTGGGGATAATGTGGGTTTGTTGCTTAGAGGTGTTCAGAAGGTTGATATACAGAGAGGGATGGTTCTGGCTAAGCCTGGAACCATCACTCCACACACAAAATTCCTTGCAATTGTGTACGtattgaagaaagaagaaggtggGAGGCACTCCCCATTTTTCTCTGGGTATAGGCCTCAGTTTTACATGAGGACCACTGATGTAACTGGCAAAGTGACTTCCATTATGAATGACAAAGACGAGGAGTCAAAAATGGTTATGCCTGGTGACCGTGTCAAGATTGTTGTTGAGCTCATTATGCCTGTTGCTTGTGAGCAAGGTATGAGGTTTGCTATCAGAGAAGGAGGGAAGACTGTTGGAGCTGGTGTGATTCAGTCCATCATTGAGTAA
- the LOC119985370 gene encoding probable serine/threonine-protein kinase WNK3, which yields MLQDSTYKQEPYDSDSEFVEIDPTRRYGRYKEVLGRGACKKVYRAFDELEGIEVAWNQVKVTDLLRNSEDLERLYSEVHLLKTLKHKNIIKFYSSWVDTKHENINFITEIFTSGTLRQYRNKHKHVDLRALKNWSRQILEGLSYLHSHDPPVIHRDLKCDNIFVNGNQGEVKIGDLGLAVILRKARSAHSVIGTPEFMAPELYEEEYNELVDIYAFGMCVLELVTFEYPYVECANAAQIFKKVTSGIKPASLAKVTDSTVRAFIGKCIANVSERVPAKELLMDPFLRSHEESESISHALLPKSHHSGGNFDAIEGACARDFSAETIKGFTVQGQRKDLNTIFLKLRIADSTGHIRNIHFPFDIEADTALAVASEMVEELDLTDQDVSTIADMIDSEIRSHVPDWEPAELSQGSPVGESETPDSHASEMLEDCCLLRNDSDLSSSGLALERLPSGKKYWSDSPKANGGNSPGKPGPSNLSPKVDRSSKHDGQSPRSHEDHSSNTTSLDRQDCETISSDDDKNEEHDDGSMHADLLPAIVGQDGETGGSPVEENCDLQRDIKLEDVKVIAEKLDHLLVKQRKELDEIKQKHKLAISDILNEISPDICKEVLNVCKVKIPD from the exons ATGCTACAGGATTCAACGTACAAGCAGGAACCCTACGATTCAGATTCTGAGTTCGTTGAGATTGATCCTACACGTCGCTACGGTCGG TATAAGGAGGTTTTAGGAAGAGGCGCTTGCAAAAAAGT ATATAGAGCGTTTGATGAGCTTGAAGGAATTGAAGTTGCTTGGAATCAGGTTAAGGTGACCGATCTGTTGCGGAATTCTGAAGACTTGGAGCGTTTGTATTCTGAAGTTCATTTGCTTAAGACcttgaagcacaaaaacatcattAAATTTTACAGTTCATGGGTTGACACGAAACATGAGAATATCAATTTCATCACTGAGATATTCACCTCGGGTACATTGAGGCA GTATCGCAACAAACATAAGCATGTTGATCTGAGGGCACTGAAGAACTGGTCTAGGCAGATCCTAGAGGGCCTTTCTTATCTTCACAGTCATGATCCGCCTGTCATCCATAGAGATTTGAAATGTGACAACATTTTTGTCAATGGAAACCAAGGGGAAGTGAAAATTGGTGATTTGGGACTGGCTGTCATTCTTCGCAAGGCTCGTTCAGCACATAGTGTCATTG GTACACCTGAGTTTATGGCACCAGAGCTTTATGAGGAGGAATACAATGAGCTGGTGGACATTTATGCCTTTGGAATGTGTGTGCTGGAGCTCGTAACCTTTGAGTATCCATATGTTGAGTGTGCCAATGCTGCTCAAATATTCAAGAAAGTAACATCC GGAATAAAACCAGCATCATTGGCAAAAGTTACAGATTCTACCGTGAGAGCTTTTATAGGGAAATGTATTGCAAACGTATCTGAGCGGGTGCCTGCCAAGGAACTTCTTATGGATCCCTTTCTTCGATCACATGAGGAAAGTGAAAGTATAAGCCATGCATTACTTCCCAAAAGCCACCATTCAG GTGGCAATTTTGATGCAATAGAAGGTGCATGTGCTAGGGATTTCTCAGCAGAGACAATTAAAGGCTTCACAGTGCAAGGTCAGAGAAAAGACTTGAACACGATATTTCTGAAACTGCGAATAGCTGATTCCACAG GTCATATTCGCAATATTCACTTCCCATTTGATATTGAGGCCGATACAGCACTTGCTGTTGCAAGTGAAATGGTTGAGGAGTTGGACCTTACCGATCAAGATGTTTCAACAATTGCTGATATGATTGACTCAGAAATTCGGTCACATGTTCCTGATTGGGAACCTGCTGAACTTTCACAAGGTAGTCCTGTTGGAGAGTCCGAAACTCCTGATTCTCATGCCTCTGAAATGTTAGAGGATTGTTGTCTTTTGAGAAATGATTCTGACCTTTCTTCTAGTGGCCTTGCACTAGAAAGACTGCCGTCAGGCAAGAAGTACTGGTCTGACTCACCCAAGGCAAATGGTGGGAACTCTCCTGGCAAGCCTGGACCTTCAAATTTGTCTCCAAAAGTGGACCGCTCAAGCAAACATGATGGGCAATCTCCTCGTAGTCATGAGGATCATTCAAGCAATACCACTTCACTTGATCGCCAGGATTGTGAAACCATCTCTAGCGATGATGATAAGAATGAAGAGCATGATGATGGTAGCATGCATGCAGATTTGTTACCTGCAATTGTTGGTCAAGATGGTGAGACCGGGGGATCTCCAGTGGAAGAGAACTGCGACTTACAACGAGACATCAAATTAGAAGATGTCAAAGTAATTGCTGAGAAACTCGATCATCTGTTGGTCAAGCAGCGAAAAGAGCTAGATGAGATAAAGCAGAAACACAAACTAGCTATATCGGACATTTTGAATGAAATTTCTCCAGATATCTGTAAGGAGGTCTTGAATGTTTGTAAAGTGAAAATTCCCGACTAA
- the LOC119985368 gene encoding uncharacterized protein LOC119985368 codes for MFFHGSFVSDITNVFNIPFHSLPFYQTKQTPSLLLSLYVVAMDYRGSGSDSSSRDKKSISLQKKIAETRRQSKTEQAPDLTDFMNDMFFGTVNNDKNKYNFNGGDRNLMDQEADFDDSTRSTSSRLTQDWLEEARRMVASSPSRTNSPSRLTGSPRFAAVPGRLSTSSLLERRDPLSRSARRQRSVEGISEEILTKSAKHSSLNNSVPVDSPDMSPASAVHKWLSNILKPSNSPHSEDPTNPHNTNQSLNTNFDPTAPTLPPRLSIHRKSRFQTESPPSPPQGIPVPSRRTFKPAPLPADTKPLFPPKNMVESSHRRSVLSSTCAFQENNVQALSPPRNLVESAHRRSISKSTCSVEKIAPKIKVNWRQKEMEEPEEASLNGFLKEQRTKMEKILYGQIDCKAKVILSGPSNSTSSMVAAICYAWLLETRARKNKERTEAYTVVPVMNVRRSKMWNLPQAAWLFHHVGLNATSLLFADEVDLENLLMSGQLSIVVVGQDVLRTNGEVSSECTILTDNYCEDAYELLQTPLLNKLLLAGILLDTKNLNGSANWSMTRDAEAVQLLLVGSAPNYRNTLFDQLMQDERDNSFHEVLLHSYGKPSTEIHRSGGVQVEHRVPDRKSASVAPREPIRENNDVKKSNDAKNARTNEDAPKSANANPTPAEAPPAASKDSSRGKNKFFLSKWFGFGK; via the exons ATGTTCTTTCATGGTTCTTTCGTTTCTGATATTACCAATGTGTTCAACATTCCATTTCACAGTCTTCCTTTCTACCAAACCAAGCAAACCCCATCTCTCCTTCTATCTCTGTATGTTGTTGCCATGGATTACAGGGGATCCGGCAGCGATTCTTCTTCGAGGGACAAAAAGTCCATAAGCCTGCAAAAGAAGATAGCGGAGACACGGAGACAGAGCAAAACAGAGCAAGCACCAGACTTGACTGATTTCATGAATGACATGTTCTTTGGGACTGTAAACAATGACAAGAACAAGTACAACTTCAATGGGGGTGATCGTAATTTAATGGATCAAGAGGCAGATTTTGATGACAGTACAAGAAGCACTAGTAGCAGGTTAACCCAAGATTGGCTCGAAGAAGCTAGACGCATGGTCGCCTCCTCTCCTTCTCGGACTAACTCCCCGTCTCGTCTCACTGGTTCACCCAGGTTCGCTGCAGTTCCTGGTAGGCTTTCAACATCATCACTCCTCGAACGGAGAGACCCACTTTCCCGATCCGCCAGAAG ACAAAGATCAGTGGAGGGAATCAGTGAAGAAATCCTAACGAAATCAGCAAAACACAGCTCCCTCAACAACTCTGTACCAGTCGACTCACCGGATATGTCCCCTGCTTCAGCAGTGCACAAATGGCTCTCCAACATCCTCAAACCCTCCAATTCACCGCATTCAGAAGACCCCACAAATCCCCACAATACAAACCAATCTTTAAACACTAACTTCGATCCAACGGCCCCAACGTTGCCACCTCGGCTCTCCATCCACCGTAAATCCAGGTTCCAGACAGAGTCCCCTCCATCTCCTCCACAGGGAATCCCTGTCCCTTCCCGCCGAACTTTCAAGCCTGCTCCTCTGCCTGCTGACACCAAGCCACTTTTTCCACCCAAGAATATGGTCGAGTCTTCCCACAGGAGATCAGTTTTATCCTCAACATGCGCCTTCCAGGAGAATAATGTGCAGGCATTGTCTCCACCAAGAAACCTTGTGGAGTCGGCTCACCGGAGATCAATATCAAAGTCCACTTGCTCTGTGGAGAAGATTGCGCCAAAGATTAAGGTAAATTGGCGGCAGAAGGAAATGGAGGAGCCAGAAGAAGCTAGTCTTAATGGGTTTCTGAAGGAACAAAGAACCAAAATGGAGAAGATTTTGTATGGGCAGATTGATTGCAAGGCTAAAGTTATCCTTTCTGGACCTTCAAACA GCACTAGTTCAATGGTGGCTGCCATATGCTATGCATGGTTGCTGGAAACTAGAGCAAggaagaacaaagagaggacGGAGGCGTACACGGTGGTGCCTGTGATGAATGTAAGGAGATCAAAGATGTGGAACTTACCCCAGGCTGCTTGGCTCTTTCATCATGTTGGCCTCAATGCTACTTCGTTACTATTTGCTGATGAG GTGGACTTGGAGAATCTCTTGATGTCTGGACAATTAAGCATCGTGGTTGTCGGTCAAGATGTTCTTAGAACTAATGGCGAG GTTAGTTCTGAGTGCACAATTTTGACAGATAATTACTGTGAAGACGCCTACGAATTACTTCAAACACCTTTACTCAACAAACTTCTG CTTGCGGGTATCCTCCTGgacacaaaaaatttaaatggttctGCTAATTGGTCTATGACCAGAGATGCAGAGGCAGTCCAGTTGTTACTGGTTGGCTCAGCTCCGAACTACAGAAACACGCTTTTCGATCAAC TGATGCAAGATGAAAGAGACAATTCCTTTCATGAAGTCCTGCTGCACAGCTATGGGAAGCCTTCTACTGAGA TTCATCGCAGTGGTGGAGTTCAAGTGGAGCATAGAGTTCCAGATAGAAAATCAGCCTCTGTCGCTCCCCGTGAACCCATCAGAGAAAACAATGATGTTAAGAAATCCAATGATGCTAAAAATGCAAGAACAAATGAGGATGCACCAAAATCAG CGAACGCTAATCCAACGCCAGCAGAAGCTCCTCCTGCAGCTTCAAAGGATTCCTCCCGCGGAAAGAACAAGTTCTTCCTATCAAAGTGGTTTGGTTTTGGAAAATGA